CCTCAAAACGCCACTGGCGGCGATGCGTGCAGTGCTGGACGAGACTGCGCCGGGCGAAACCAGGGAACGGCAGGCCGCACAAATTGAACGCATGAACGACATTGTCCGTTACCAGTTGCGGAAACCCGCCCGGTTGCTGAGCGAGGGTATTGGCTTGCCCACTCTGGCCGTACGTACCGAGTTGCAGCGACTGGCGGATGGCTTGTCCAAAGTCTACCGGGACAAGGCAGTCAGCATCCATATCGAGGTTAGTGAAGGTGCAGAGTTTCGCGGTGACCGGGGTGACTTTCTGGAGCTCGCCGGAAACCTGCTCGACAATGCCTGCAAGTGGTGTGAGCGCGAGATTCAGGTGACGGTCTCAGCAGCCAGCCACGCGGATGGCCGGCAAGGCATACGCCTTACCGTTAGCGACGACGGCCGGGGTATACCCGAAGAGCTGGCTCAACAATTGCTTGAACGCGGCATGCGTCTGGACGAGTCCGCGCCCGGGCACGGCATCGGGCTCGCCGTCGTCCGCGACATCGCGGCGAACTACGGCGGCACTGTCCGAATTGCTCGGTCAAGTGCCGGTGGCGCAGAGTTTAGCGTCGATTTATTTGCCACCACCACCGGCAAAAGTTGAGCTTTCTGCGTTTACGACTCGCGCGTCTTGCCTTTGGCGGATATCTCCATGAACGGCTTGATCAGGTCCAGGGGCAGAGGGAAGATGATGGTATTGGTCTTTTCCCCGGCAACGTCTTTCAACGTTTGCAGATAACGCAGCTGCAATGCTTGCTCTTCAGAAGCCAACGTTCTCGCGGCTTGCGCGAGACGGTCCGCGGCCTGCATTTCGCCTTCCGCGTTGATGATTTTCGCGCGCCGTGACCGCTCTGCTTCTGCCTGCTGCGCAATAGCACGAATCATGCTTTCGTCCAGATCGATGTGCTTGATCTCGACGTTAGCGACTTTGATACCCCAGTTTTCCGTGCGCTGATCAAGCAGGTTCTGAATGTCCACATTCAGTTTGTCGCGTTCCGCCAGCATGTCGTCCAGTTCATGTTGTCCAAGCACAGAGCGCAACGTTGTTTGTGACAACTGACTGGTTGCTTCGAATGCATTGGCAACCTTTATGACCGCCTTCTCCGGATCAACAACCCGGAAATAGATAACGGCATTGACTTTGACGGAAACGTTGTCGCGGGAAATCACGTCTTGTGTTGGTACGTCCATAACCACTACGCGCAGGTCCACTTTGGTCATAGTCTGAATGAACGG
The DNA window shown above is from Woeseia oceani and carries:
- a CDS encoding slipin family protein → MSIPVIGIILAIALLILMNTIKVMKEYERAVVFFLGKFQTVKGPGLIILIPFIQTMTKVDLRVVVMDVPTQDVISRDNVSVKVNAVIYFRVVDPEKAVIKVANAFEATSQLSQTTLRSVLGQHELDDMLAERDKLNVDIQNLLDQRTENWGIKVANVEIKHIDLDESMIRAIAQQAEAERSRRAKIINAEGEMQAADRLAQAARTLASEEQALQLRYLQTLKDVAGEKTNTIIFPLPLDLIKPFMEISAKGKTRES